A single genomic interval of Geotrypetes seraphini chromosome 1, aGeoSer1.1, whole genome shotgun sequence harbors:
- the NUDCD2 gene encoding nudC domain-containing protein 2, which produces MSVHFEERSGVVPCHTDWGQWYQTMEEVFIEVNVPVGTVAREIECKLESRHILLRVRGREILKGKLYDTTIADEGTWTLEDRKLIRIVQTKSNRDAGNCWKSLLEEEYAADLWVQDQMQRKLTLERFQRETPGFDFSGAEISGNYSKGGPDFSSEVK; this is translated from the coding sequence ATGTCTGTGCACTTCGAGGAGCGGAGTGGGGTGGTTCCCTGCCACACGGACTGGGGCCAGTggtaccagaccatggaggaagTTTTCATAGAAGTCAATGTTCCTGTCGGTACTGTGGCTCGAGAGATTGAGTGCAAACTGGAGAGCAGACATATATTGCTGCGTGTGAGGGGTCGTGAGATCCTGAAGGGGAAATTGTATGACACTACGATAGCTGACGAAGGAACATGGACACTAGAGGACAGAAAACTGATACGGATTGTGCAGACAAAGTCAAATCGAGATGCTGGAAATTGTTGGAAATCTTTGTTGGAGGAGGAGTATGCGGCAGATCTTTGGGTGCAAGACCAGATGCAGAGGAAATTAACATTGGAGAGGTTTCAGAGAGAGACTCCTGGCTTTGATTTCAGCGGGGCAGAAATTTCTGGAAACTACAGCAAAGGGGGACCAGATTTCTCCAGTGAAGTGAAATAA